In one Pseudomonas hydrolytica genomic region, the following are encoded:
- the lptF gene encoding LPS export ABC transporter permease LptF yields MIVFRYLSREVLVTLSAVSAVLLVIIMSGRFIKYLAQAAQGALDPGVLFLIMGYRIPGFLQLILPLGLFLGFLLAYGRLYLDSEMTVLSATGVSQQRLTAYSMAPALVVALLVGWLSLGLAPQGVASVARILNEQDALTELDTLVPGRFQSMKDGSRVTYSQELSADRSELRGVFMSEKRFSSDGSSERGITVLLAESGRQEIQADGSRYLILENGYRYDGEPGEADYRVIQYDTYGVLLPKPEVAIEASEREAMPTRELFGSDDPRVQAELQWRLSIPLLVFVVTLLAVPLSKVNPRQGRFLKLLPAIFLYMAYLGLLIAARGALDKGRLPPALGLWWVHGIFLGIGLLLLYWERLSLWWASRRAAEVAHG; encoded by the coding sequence TTGATCGTCTTCCGTTATCTGTCCCGCGAAGTGCTGGTGACCCTCAGCGCGGTGAGCGCCGTGTTGCTGGTGATCATCATGAGCGGCCGTTTCATCAAATACCTGGCGCAGGCCGCGCAGGGCGCGCTGGATCCAGGCGTGCTGTTTCTGATCATGGGTTACCGGATTCCCGGCTTCCTGCAGTTGATTCTGCCGCTGGGGCTGTTCCTCGGTTTCCTGCTGGCCTACGGGCGTCTGTATCTGGACAGCGAGATGACCGTGCTGTCGGCCACCGGCGTCAGCCAGCAGCGTCTGACCGCCTACAGCATGGCGCCGGCGCTGGTCGTCGCCCTGCTGGTCGGCTGGCTCAGCCTGGGTCTGGCACCGCAGGGGGTGGCCAGCGTGGCGCGTATCCTCAACGAGCAGGATGCCCTGACCGAACTCGATACCCTGGTGCCGGGGCGCTTCCAGTCGATGAAAGATGGCTCGCGGGTGACCTATTCACAGGAGCTGTCGGCCGATCGCAGCGAGCTGCGCGGGGTGTTCATGTCGGAGAAGCGTTTCTCCAGCGACGGCAGTTCCGAGCGCGGCATCACCGTGCTGCTGGCCGAGAGTGGGCGTCAGGAGATTCAGGCTGACGGCAGCCGTTACCTGATTCTGGAAAACGGCTACCGCTACGACGGCGAGCCAGGCGAGGCCGATTACCGCGTCATCCAGTACGACACCTATGGCGTACTGCTGCCCAAGCCGGAGGTGGCCATCGAGGCCAGCGAGCGTGAAGCGATGCCGACTCGCGAGCTGTTCGGCAGCGATGACCCGCGCGTTCAGGCCGAGCTGCAGTGGCGTCTGTCGATTCCGCTGCTGGTGTTCGTGGTCACCCTGCTGGCCGTGCCGCTTTCCAAGGTCAATCCGCGTCAGGGGCGCTTCCTCAAGCTGCTGCCGGCGATCTTCCTTTATATGGCATACCTGGGCCTGTTGATCGCCGCCCGTGGCGCCTTGGACAAGGGGCGGCTGCCGCCCGCGCTGGGGTTGTGGTGGGTACATGGCATCTTCCTGGGGATCGGCCTGTTGTTGCTCTATTGGGAGCGTCTGAGTCTGTGGTGGGCCAGCCGCCGCGCTGCGGAGGTGGCCCATGGCTAA
- a CDS encoding leucyl aminopeptidase, with protein sequence MEFLVKSTRPETLKTATLVVAIGEGRKLGEAAKAVDQASNGALSAVLKRGDIAGKPGQTLLLHSLPGLKAERVLLVGCGKGDLSDRQLRKLVASVHGVLKGLGGSDALLALGELKVKGRDAYGKTRLIVETLADGDYLFEQFKSKKTDPRALKKITLVADKAELADAERALQHARAIATGVAFTKDLGNLPPNLCHPSYLAEEAKALGKAHKNLKVDILDEKKLKELGAGAFLAVAQGSEQPPRMIVMHYQGGKKDEKPFALVGKGITFDTGGISIKPAAGMDEMKYDMCGAASVFGTLKAVLELQLPINLVCLLACAENMPSGRATRPGDIVTTMSGQTVEILNTDAEGRLVLCDTLTYAERFKPQAVIDVATLTGACIVALGSNVSGLMGNNDALIKQILKAGETADDRAWQLPLYDEYQEQLDSPFADIANIGGPKAGTITAGCFLSRFAKNFHWAHLDVAGTAWISGGKDKGGSGRPVPLLTQYLLDRAKV encoded by the coding sequence ATGGAATTCCTCGTCAAAAGCACACGCCCGGAAACCCTGAAGACCGCCACCCTGGTCGTCGCCATCGGCGAAGGCCGCAAACTGGGAGAAGCCGCCAAGGCCGTCGACCAGGCCAGCAATGGTGCCCTCTCTGCCGTGCTCAAGCGCGGCGACATCGCCGGCAAGCCGGGTCAGACCCTGCTGCTGCACAGCCTGCCGGGGCTCAAGGCCGAGCGTGTGCTGCTGGTGGGCTGCGGCAAGGGCGATCTATCCGACCGCCAACTGCGCAAATTGGTTGCCAGCGTGCACGGCGTGCTCAAGGGCCTGGGCGGCAGCGACGCCCTGCTGGCCCTCGGCGAACTCAAGGTCAAGGGCCGCGACGCCTACGGCAAGACCCGTCTGATCGTGGAGACCCTGGCCGACGGCGACTATCTGTTCGAGCAGTTCAAGAGCAAGAAGACCGATCCACGCGCCTTGAAGAAAATCACCCTGGTCGCCGACAAGGCCGAGCTGGCCGATGCCGAGCGCGCTCTACAGCATGCCCGCGCCATCGCCACTGGCGTGGCCTTCACCAAGGATCTCGGCAACCTGCCGCCGAATCTCTGCCATCCCAGCTACCTGGCCGAAGAGGCCAAGGCCCTGGGCAAGGCGCACAAGAACCTCAAGGTGGACATCCTCGACGAGAAGAAGCTCAAGGAGCTCGGCGCCGGTGCCTTCCTCGCCGTGGCCCAGGGCAGCGAGCAGCCGCCGCGGATGATCGTCATGCACTACCAGGGCGGCAAGAAGGATGAAAAACCCTTCGCTCTGGTCGGCAAGGGCATCACCTTCGACACCGGCGGCATCAGCATCAAGCCGGCTGCCGGCATGGACGAGATGAAGTACGACATGTGCGGCGCCGCCAGCGTGTTCGGCACCCTCAAGGCCGTGCTCGAGCTGCAACTGCCGATCAACCTTGTGTGCCTGCTGGCCTGCGCCGAGAACATGCCCAGCGGTCGCGCCACCCGCCCCGGCGACATCGTCACCACCATGAGCGGGCAGACCGTGGAAATCCTCAACACCGACGCCGAAGGCCGCCTGGTGCTGTGCGATACCCTGACCTACGCCGAGCGCTTCAAGCCGCAGGCGGTGATCGACGTGGCCACCCTCACCGGTGCCTGCATCGTCGCCCTGGGCAGCAACGTCTCCGGCCTGATGGGCAACAACGACGCACTGATCAAGCAGATCCTCAAGGCCGGCGAAACCGCCGACGACCGTGCCTGGCAACTGCCGCTGTACGACGAGTACCAGGAGCAGCTGGACAGCCCCTTCGCCGACATCGCCAATATCGGCGGGCCGAAGGCCGGCACCATTACCGCCGGCTGCTTCCTGTCGCGTTTCGCCAAGAATTTCCACTGGGCGCACCTGGACGTTGCCGGCACCGCGTGGATCAGTGGCGGCAAGGACAAGGGCGGCAGCGGTCGCCCCGTGCCGCTGCTGACCCAGTACCTGCTGGATCGCGCCAAGGTCTGA
- a CDS encoding DNA polymerase III subunit chi, with product MPRIEFYVLSSSDAEGRLRAACQLALKAWGAGLPVFVRGSDEAQCIELDELLWRFKAERFVPHDLHRDAPLAPVVLGVDEVPSHEQGVLINLGSSLSPHVERFSRIIEIVNQQPELLSACRENFRNYRQRGYDPKRVEL from the coding sequence ATGCCCAGAATCGAGTTCTACGTTCTCTCCTCCAGCGACGCCGAAGGTCGCCTGCGCGCGGCCTGCCAACTGGCGCTCAAGGCCTGGGGCGCCGGCCTGCCGGTGTTCGTCCGGGGCAGCGACGAGGCGCAGTGCATCGAGCTCGACGAACTGCTGTGGCGCTTCAAGGCCGAGCGCTTCGTGCCCCACGACCTGCACCGCGACGCGCCGCTGGCACCGGTGGTACTGGGCGTGGACGAAGTGCCGAGCCACGAGCAAGGCGTGCTGATTAACCTTGGCAGCAGCCTGTCTCCGCATGTCGAACGCTTCTCCCGCATCATCGAGATCGTCAACCAGCAGCCGGAACTGCTGAGCGCCTGTCGCGAGAATTTCCGTAACTATCGCCAGCGCGGGTATGATCCCAAACGCGTCGAACTTTAA
- a CDS encoding DNA polymerase III subunit chi, with protein MDTPKPPQKPAQLLHDLESIRELLGDESQEPPLLIDSLDPDSIPVLSDIVSAPPGPPPPFHVTPTPKPAPATQTAAAASPAAGPLRERLEPRLHDSARELQHLNAELRAAAQLILQDVIDDFVPQIEAELKRRLEARLPRLLPPRKP; from the coding sequence ATGGACACCCCCAAACCTCCACAAAAACCCGCTCAGTTGCTGCACGACCTGGAGTCGATTCGCGAACTGCTGGGCGACGAAAGCCAGGAACCGCCGCTGCTGATCGACTCGCTCGACCCGGACAGCATTCCGGTACTGTCCGATATCGTCAGCGCGCCGCCCGGCCCGCCGCCGCCCTTTCATGTCACGCCGACGCCCAAACCGGCGCCAGCCACGCAGACTGCTGCGGCCGCCTCGCCGGCAGCTGGCCCGCTGCGCGAACGCCTGGAGCCGCGCCTGCATGACAGTGCCCGCGAACTACAACACCTCAATGCCGAGCTGCGCGCCGCCGCCCAGCTGATCCTGCAGGACGTCATCGACGATTTCGTGCCGCAGATCGAAGCCGAGCTCAAGCGTCGCCTGGAAGCGCGCCTGCCGCGCCTGCTGCCGCCGCGCAAGCCCTGA